The Zerene cesonia ecotype Mississippi chromosome 19, Zerene_cesonia_1.1, whole genome shotgun sequence genome has a window encoding:
- the LOC119834656 gene encoding probable ATP-dependent RNA helicase DDX28, translating to MTKLRQFLNLSYCRYYSAQQAKKKVPIISCKRPEFNHYEGQTYGKFEVINLASKGWLHDKSKGDYFSIYGNASKKDVGPVFKKSFEEIGLSEELREIMTQQGYSLPTVIQAKSFSPIIQGYNTAITAETGCGKTLAYMLPIMQHIAQWKPHIQEEFNSPLAVVITPSRELATQLGEVASSLAENQNINVTTLIGGKTKKKILDPPIEYCDVLIATLGAFSKLVTTGIYKIHNVHHVVLDEADTLLDDTFIDKLAALLKKFRIQYKCDIQTQPVGCQITLVSATLPHELPESVSAFMDPQSLRTVTTSNIHRILPHVPHKFLRLGKAQKPGELLKLVQADMNMHRQVMIFSNKTATCDFVSMFLNENNVECLNINGRMAVPLKAGNMDVFKSGKVRVISSTDVASRGLDTTGVSHIINYDFPLYTSDYIHRCGRTGRLGSPTDCTITNFIAWPREVQLVQRIEEAIRRNKELPNVNANIKRQIVNRIVKMSELV from the exons ATGACTAAACTCcggcaatttttaaatttatcttattgtaGATATTATAGCGCCCAGCAAGCGAAGAAAAAAGTGCCCATTATTTCATGCAAGCGACCAGAGTTCAACCATTATGAAGGGCAAACTTACGGAAAATTTGAGGTTATCAATCTTGCATCGAAGGGTTGGTTGCATGATAAGTCTAAAGGcgattatttttctatatatggAAATGCGAGTAAGAAAGACGTCGGTCCCGTGTTTAAGAAGAGTTTTGAAGAAATCGGTTTGTCAGAAGAGTTACGAGAGATTATGACGCAGCAGGGCTATAGTTTGCCAACCGTAATTCAGGCAAAGTCGTTTTCCCCCATTATACAAGGGTATAACACAGCCATTACGGCTGAGACAGGTTGTGGCAAAACATTGGCTTATATGTTGCCAATCATGCAACATATAGCACAATGGAAACCTCATATTCAGGAAGAGTTTAACAGCCCGTTGGCCGTTGTTATAACACCTAGTAGAGAATTAG CAACACAACTGGGTGAAGTGGCCTCTAGCTTAGCAGAGAACCAAAACATAAATGTCACGACTCTGATTGGAGGTAAAACGAAGAAGAAAATATTGGACCCTCCGATCGAATACTGTGATGTTTTAATCGCAACTCTTGGTGCGTTTAGCAAGCTTGTTACAACTGGTATTTATAAGATACACAATGTCCATCATGTGGTTTTGGACGAAGCTGATACACTCTTGGACGAcacttttattgataaattggCTGCTTTGCTGAAGAAGTTTAGG ATACAATACAAGTGTGACATCCAGACTCAACCTGTAGGTTGCCAGATCACACTAGTGAGTGCAACACTGCCCCATGAGTTGCCAGAGTCGGTCAGTGCTTTCATGGACCCACAGTCACTTCGGACAGTCACAACTAGTAATATTCATAGGATATTACCCCATGTGCCGCATAa ATTCCTCCGTCTCGGCAAAGCGCAAAAGCCCGGCGAGCTGTTGAAACTAGTTCAAGCAGATATGAACATGCACCGTCAAGTGATGATCTTCTCAAATAAGACAGCCACCTGTGACTTTGTATCGATGTTTTTGAACGAGAACAACGTAGAATGCTTGAATATTAACGGGAGAATGGCTGTGCCCTTGAAAGCTGGCAATATGGATGTGTTTAAATCGGGGAAAGTTCGAGTAATTTCTAGCACGGATGTGGCGTCTCGCGGATTGGATACAACGGGG GTCAGCCATATAATCAACTATGATTTTCCGTTATACACGTCCGACTACATCCACCGCTGCGGCCGAACTGGCCGGCTCGGTTCGCCCACAGACTGCACTATCACGAACTTCATAGCGTGGCCTCGCGAGGTGCAGCTGGTGCAGAGGATCGAAGAGGCGATCAGACGAAATAAAGAGCTGCCGAATGTGAACGCTAATATTAAACGGCAAATTGTTAATAGAATTGTTAAGATGTCTGAGTTGGTTTAA
- the LOC119834362 gene encoding glucose dehydrogenase [FAD, quinone]-like produces the protein MVLIEVLSYLDVTVVAPLLAALQLIIISLTSGITQNYPSQATIYDNQTFDFVIVGGGAAGSVVANRLTEISNWTVLLVEAGDYPTLASDSPGISVLTAPVLPHWPYTCTDDEYSSQEQKSKSIYYIQGKMLGGSSGINFMYYVRGNEKDFEEWVDLGNEGWDFENVTEYYIKSENFTVEDILNSESGSIHGTKGYLGITKYLWKEDTEEYLNAFKENGQKILDDLNGYDQVGYSQPQFTINKELRQSSAVAYISPIADRPNLYILRNTEAKKIIISDNVAVGVEVTNENGTYQINAKKEVILSAGTIKSPQILMLSGVGPKDQLEGSGITTILDSPQVGANLHDHPLVPIFFKGTEISLLYLSDLNVLGNLNEFPEPCIMGRVAIDKNQTYPDYQVTAFPFPSGSLFGTIMCTEVFTWNDNICTKAAEASRHNMFFALVALMRPDSKGSVRLNATDPEGTPEVRTGYFTNSSDITKFTDSVIDYISVLNSTFFKSASYEVADLGVEQCNKETFGTRSYWECFVLNMSGTHYHPVGTCAMGPEGVVDETLKVRGIDRLRVVDASVMPSIVRGNTYATVVMIAEKASDMIKNSHGIYTV, from the exons ATGGTTCTTATAGAAGTATTGTCATATCTAGATGTGACGGTTGTGGCACCGTTATTAGCAGCTCTTCAGCTCATCATAATTTCACTCACGTCCGGAATTACACAGAATTATCCATCGCAAGCCACAATTTATG aCAATCAAACCTTCGACTTCGTCATAGTAGGCGGCGGCGCTGCCGGAAGCGTGGTAGCTAACCGACTGACCGAGATTTCCAACTGGACTGTATTACTCGTCGAAGCTGGTGACTACCCCACATTAGCTTCTGAT agtCCTGGAATATCAGTATTAACTGCACCAGTTTTGCCACATTGGCCCTACACCTGTACAGACGATGAATACTCTAGTCAAGaacaaaaatctaaaagtATTTACTACATTCAAGGGAAAATGTTAGGAGGATCGAGCGGtatcaattttatgtattatgtaagaGGCAATGAGAAAGATTTCGAAGAATGGGTCGACCTAGGAAACGAGGGATGGGACTTTGAAAATGTCACagagtattatataaagagtGAAAATTTTACCGTCGAGGACATACTTAACAGCGAATCTGGTTCCATACATGGCACCAAAGGATACTTGGGCATTACGAAATATCTTTGGAAAGAGGATACTGAAGAATACCTTAATGCTTTCAAAGAAAATGGTCAAAAAATATTAGACGATTTAAATGGGTACGATCAAGTCGGATATTCACAACCACAATTCACAATTAACAAAGAATTGAGGCAAAGTTCAGCGGTGGCTTACATAAGTCCTATAGCAGATCGGCCAAACCTCTATATACTTAGAAACACTGAAGccaagaaaattattatctctGACAACGTCGCTGTAGGCGTTGAAGTTACTAATGAAAATGGAACATATCAAATTAATGCTAAGAAGGAAGTTATTCTCTCCGCAGGTACAATAAAGAGCCCACAGATTTTGATGCTATCCGGAGTAGGACCGAAAGATCAATTAGAAGGATCAGGCATAACAACAATCTTGGATTCACCGCAAGTTGGTGCTAATCTACATGACCATCCTCTTGTGCCAATATTCTTTAAGGGTACGGAGATCTCTTTACTGTATTTGAGTGACCTGAATGTTCTTGGGAATCTTAACGAATTCCCAGAACCTTGTATTATGGGACGTGTTGCAATCGACAAAAATCAAACATACCCTGATTATCAAGTCACTGCCTTCCCTTTTCCATCGGGTTCTTTGTTCGGCACCATAATGTGTACTGAAGTTTTTACATGGAACgataatatttgtacaaaagcCGCTGAAGCATCTCGGCATAACATGTTCTTTGCTCTCGTTGCATTAATGCGTCCAGACTCAAAGGGTTCAGTGCGATTGAATGCAACCGATCCGGAGGGTACCCCGGAGGTTCGTACAGGCTACTTTACGAATTCAAGTGACATTACAAAATTCACTGACTCTGTAATAGATTACATATCTGTTCTCAATTCGACATTTTTCAAGAGTGCGTCCTATGAAGTAGCTGATTTAGGCGTTGAacaatgtaataaagaaacatttggAACCCGGAGTTACTGGGaatgttttgtattgaatatGTCTGGAACGCACTATCACCCTGTTGGCACCTGTGCGATGGGTCCAGAAGGTGTTGTGGATGAAACATTAAAGGTTCGAGGAATCGATCGATTAAGAGTTGTAGATGCTAGTGTAATGCCTTCTATCGTCCGCGGAAATACGTACGCCACCGTTGTTATGATTGCTGAGAAGGCGTCCGATATGATTAAAAACAGTCATGGAATATATactgtgtaa